The Salvelinus namaycush isolate Seneca chromosome 38, SaNama_1.0, whole genome shotgun sequence genome includes a window with the following:
- the LOC120032267 gene encoding 40S ribosomal protein S16, producing MPAKGPLQSVQVFGRKKTATAVAHCKRGNGLIKVNGRPLEMIEPATLQYKLLEPVLLLGKERFAGVDIRVRVKGGGHVAQIYAIRQSISKALVAYYQKYVDEASKKEIKDILIQYDRTLLVADPRRCESKKFGGPGARARYQKSYR from the exons ATGCCGGCCAAAGGTCCTCTGCAATCTGTCCAGGTTTTCGGACGCAAA AAAACAGCCACCGCTGTTGCTCACTGCAAGAGGGGGAATGGCCTCATCAAGGTGAATGGCAGACCCCTCGAGATGATTGAGCCAGCCACTCTCCAGTACAAG CTGCTGGAGCCAGTGCTGCTGCTGGGCAAGGAGCGTTTTGCTGGAGTTGACATCCGAGTCCGAGTGAAGGGTGGTGGACATGTCGCACAGATCTACG CTATCCGTCAGTCCATCTCCAAAGCCCTGGTCGCATACTACCAGAAAT ATGTGGATGAGGCCTCCAAGAAGGAGATCAAGGACATCCTGATCCAGTACGACAGGACCCTGCTGGTTGCCGACCCTCGTCGCTGCGAGTCCAAGAAGTTCGGTGGACCAGGAGCCCGTGCCCGCTACCAGAAATCTTACCGTTAA